A DNA window from Acidobacteriota bacterium contains the following coding sequences:
- a CDS encoding DUF5612 domain-containing protein, whose translation MEHGADVTRLMLEVETADASALLADLDTSDVVRAIERVASFQHVFGKRVIIMGGGAQVGQVAIGAISEADRHNIRGEKISVDTIPLVGEQPLAEAVRAVVRLPRARVLVLAGALMGGEIEQAVREVRAGGLIVISLNMAGSVPEASDLVVTDPVQAGVMAVMAIAETARFSIDRLKKREF comes from the coding sequence ATGGAGCACGGGGCCGACGTGACGCGGTTGATGCTGGAGGTGGAGACGGCCGACGCGTCGGCGTTGCTGGCCGATCTCGATACGTCCGACGTCGTGCGGGCGATCGAGCGCGTGGCGTCGTTCCAGCACGTGTTCGGCAAGCGCGTGATCATCATGGGCGGCGGCGCGCAGGTGGGCCAGGTCGCCATCGGTGCGATCTCGGAAGCCGACCGGCACAACATCCGCGGCGAGAAGATCTCGGTCGATACGATCCCGCTGGTCGGCGAGCAACCGCTGGCCGAAGCCGTGCGCGCCGTGGTGCGCCTGCCGCGCGCGCGCGTGCTGGTGCTGGCGGGCGCCCTGATGGGCGGCGAGATCGAGCAGGCCGTGCGCGAGGTACGCGCGGGCGGCCTGATCGTGATCAGCCTGAACATGGCCGGCAGCGTGCCGGAGGCGAGCGATCTCGTGGTGACCGATCCCGTGCAGGCGGGCGTGATGGCGGTGATGGCCATCGCCGAGACGGCACGGTTCTCGATCGATCGGCTGAAGAAGCGCGAGTTCTAG
- a CDS encoding amidohydrolase family protein, with product MLAGAVTTGACAQEAPSGGDAAKTQAAASAESATPDASLKLVDYQPKSMLHVPATVVEKAAFPVIDMHTHLAVRTPSSTERQLRRVAPPEDILKVMDARNIRTMVNLTGGQGERLAAAIAGLDSAHPGRFLTFTEPTWAEAQRADYATWQADQLSVAKAAGAQGVKVLKTLGLFLRDKDASGKDGALVRVDDPRFDPMWEAAGALGLPVAIHVGDPEAFFLPTDRFNERYEELANHPDWSFHGRDFPSFTAVLEARDRVFARHPKTTFVALHVGHWAENLPAVGAMLDRFPNVHIEIGARIGELGRQPRQSRRFFDKYQDRIMFGTDAIPNGTETPQQVFGLDLYQIYYRFLQTEDEYFDYAPAPVPPQGRWQIYGLGLPEAILKKVYLDNALRALPAHQAP from the coding sequence ATGCTGGCGGGGGCCGTGACGACGGGGGCGTGTGCACAGGAGGCGCCGTCAGGTGGCGATGCCGCGAAGACGCAGGCTGCTGCTTCAGCCGAGTCCGCAACGCCTGACGCGTCGTTGAAGCTGGTGGACTACCAGCCGAAGAGCATGCTGCACGTGCCAGCCACGGTGGTCGAGAAGGCCGCGTTCCCCGTGATCGACATGCACACGCACCTGGCCGTGCGCACGCCCTCGTCCACCGAGCGGCAGCTGCGGCGTGTGGCACCGCCGGAAGACATCCTGAAGGTGATGGATGCCCGCAACATCCGCACGATGGTCAACCTCACGGGCGGGCAGGGCGAGCGTCTCGCCGCGGCGATCGCGGGGCTGGACAGCGCGCACCCCGGCAGGTTCCTGACGTTCACCGAGCCGACGTGGGCCGAAGCGCAGCGCGCCGACTACGCCACGTGGCAGGCCGATCAACTGTCTGTCGCGAAGGCCGCCGGCGCGCAGGGCGTGAAGGTGCTCAAGACGCTCGGCCTCTTCCTGCGCGACAAGGACGCGTCGGGCAAGGACGGCGCGCTCGTGCGCGTGGACGACCCGCGGTTCGACCCGATGTGGGAAGCGGCGGGCGCGCTCGGCCTGCCCGTCGCGATCCACGTCGGCGATCCCGAAGCGTTCTTCCTGCCGACCGATCGCTTCAACGAGCGCTACGAGGAGCTCGCCAATCACCCGGACTGGTCGTTCCACGGCCGCGACTTCCCGTCGTTCACGGCCGTCCTCGAGGCGCGCGATCGCGTGTTCGCCCGGCATCCGAAGACCACCTTCGTGGCGTTGCACGTCGGCCACTGGGCAGAGAACCTCCCGGCCGTCGGCGCGATGCTCGACAGGTTCCCGAACGTCCACATCGAGATCGGCGCGCGCATCGGCGAGCTCGGCCGCCAGCCGCGCCAGTCGCGCCGCTTCTTCGACAAGTACCAGGACCGCATCATGTTCGGGACCGACGCGATCCCGAACGGCACCGAGACGCCGCAGCAGGTGTTCGGCCTCGACCTGTACCAGATCTATTACCGGTTCCTGCAGACCGAGGACGAGTACTTCGACTACGCACCCGCCCCCGTACCGCCGCAGGGACGCTGGCAGATCTACGGCCTCGGCCTCCCCGAGGCGATCCTGAAGAAGGTGTACCTGGACAACGCCCTCCGCGCGCTGCCGGCACACCAGGCGCCGTAA
- a CDS encoding DUF3014 domain-containing protein — protein sequence MDEEIDRLRAVDDEAGGSQAEPVPAYQEPKTRLPWIGLAVLLVVVGLLVWRFVLRSPDSQPTVERTPVAESRAAPGMATVETLRTGLGIGDPDPALPPIDGLDAYLRPLLAALSARPELASLLASDDLIRRFVVSVDAVARGDSPASQVRAIAPKGAFAVRQRGTAYAIDPASYARYDGLVALVADLDPDRLARIYGQIKPRLEEAHAELGTGTTLDEAMTRALTRLVRTPLPPTGAAVRQGKGISYVYVDPTLEELTLAERHLLRLGPERMARVQAKLRAFAAALGAGGL from the coding sequence ATGGACGAGGAGATCGACAGACTGCGTGCGGTAGACGATGAGGCGGGCGGGTCGCAGGCGGAGCCTGTGCCGGCATACCAGGAGCCGAAGACTCGATTGCCGTGGATCGGGCTGGCGGTGCTGCTCGTGGTCGTGGGGCTTCTCGTGTGGCGGTTCGTGCTGCGCTCGCCCGATTCGCAGCCCACGGTTGAACGGACGCCCGTGGCCGAGAGTCGTGCGGCGCCCGGCATGGCGACCGTGGAGACGCTCAGAACCGGGCTCGGCATCGGCGACCCGGACCCGGCCCTGCCACCGATCGACGGCCTCGATGCGTACCTGCGGCCGCTGCTGGCCGCCTTGTCCGCGCGTCCGGAGCTCGCGTCGCTGCTGGCGAGCGACGATCTGATCCGGCGCTTCGTGGTCAGCGTCGATGCCGTCGCGAGAGGCGATTCACCGGCGAGCCAGGTGCGGGCCATCGCCCCGAAAGGTGCGTTCGCCGTCCGTCAACGCGGGACGGCGTACGCCATCGATCCCGCGAGCTACGCGCGCTACGACGGCCTTGTTGCGCTCGTCGCCGATCTCGATCCCGATCGCCTCGCGCGCATCTACGGCCAGATCAAGCCGCGACTCGAAGAGGCACACGCCGAGCTCGGCACGGGCACGACGTTGGACGAGGCCATGACTCGCGCGCTGACGCGCCTCGTCAGGACGCCGCTCCCGCCGACCGGGGCGGCCGTGCGTCAGGGCAAGGGGATCAGCTACGTGTACGTGGACCCAACGCTCGAGGAGCTCACGCTCGCCGAGCGTCACCTGCTGCGGCTGGGCCCGGAACGCATGGCCCGCGTCCAGGCGAAACTCCGAGCCTTCGCCGCCGCCCTCGGCGCAGGAGGATTGTGA
- the mfd gene encoding transcription-repair coupling factor: protein MPGTSASSLSLRHLLKSAAATTGLAAAGTRVAGLTDAGKAFAVAAAAQTGPAVVVVPGDRDIDAFVSDVRFFLGSLDGLSHAALDRGVLPLPSPEVDPYRGLSPHFDVASTRARTLHALAGGQARVVVASAAALLPRLPDPDTLIASSLDLKPGDDIDPMDLAEILVRAGFSREEPVDQHGEFSIRGGVADIFPAGDRLPVRLEFIGDTIESIRQFDPATQRSVAAVDRVTIAPVRETPDTLDAREADRPATFFTYLGRSSRLRLFVSEFDKVREAGDSRFTRLLDSYQDALARDERPLAPARLMLPWPDVMSMLPSATRLETFAADDGMLGATTEGRVGPPSPTDTHDRYVSCQPASTFHGRVPAWVDELRRAREDGETSVFVAETQGRADRVIEILRDYGVVAVDISRAEVSGSALLVTTGQLTQGFRLTAAALRLYAETDIFDEERVGHQRRASAAKAFLSDFRDLKVGDHVVHVDNGIGVFVGLKQIVVGHETREFMELRYAGDDKLFVPVDRLDLVQKFSGSASPTLDRLGGTTWEKAKSRVKKAMRDMADELLKLYAARKAVQGHAFGPDTHWQEEFELAFPYELTPDQATAVADIKRDMESPVPMDRLLCGDVGFGKTEVARRAAFTAGRDGRQVAVLAPTTVLALQHLKTLRTRFAAFPVRIDMVSRFRTRAEQTESLQHLRDGKLDILVGTHRLLAKDVEFRDLGLLVVDEEQRFGVTHKERIKQMRKKVDVLTMSATPIPRTLNMSLVGIRDMSVIETAPHDRQAVQTSVLPFDPQIIGSAIGKELERGGQVYFVHNRVESIHSIAGLIQRVAPDAKIGIGHGQMGEEALEKVMVDFIERRYDVLLATTIIENGLDIPNANTMIINRADRYGLGQLYQLRGRVGRSDRRAYAYLLIPPVDALSEVARKRLAAIKEFSALGSGFRIAALDLEIRGAGNLLGGEQSGHIEAIGFEMYTKLLEETIRELKGEDLEDDRRATVNLGVEFRIDESYIADTNQRLGIYRQVAQARTDAEIDRVLEDVRDRYGPLPESVLCLADHARIRALADRMKIDSIEKEGQTVVFKFRESAAVDPQRLLAVVDRRVDLRLVPPGHLKLDLSPDGGVGRARRAGPTGNAANAAMPRVPHGRAGSPGRADSSGRAGSPSPAFTTHRPVAQGGQRGPSWWTVRATAGEVTPGFTKTEVLKPIPLDPRAPDGLFARVTRVMQDLSDE from the coding sequence ATGCCCGGTACATCCGCTTCCTCCCTCTCCCTCCGCCACCTCCTCAAGAGCGCGGCCGCCACGACAGGACTCGCGGCGGCGGGCACGCGCGTGGCGGGCCTCACCGACGCAGGCAAGGCGTTCGCCGTGGCCGCCGCGGCGCAGACCGGGCCCGCCGTCGTGGTGGTGCCGGGCGACAGGGACATCGACGCGTTCGTCAGTGACGTCCGCTTCTTCCTCGGCAGTCTCGACGGCCTGAGCCACGCGGCGCTGGACCGCGGCGTGCTGCCGCTCCCGTCGCCGGAAGTCGATCCCTATCGTGGGCTGTCGCCGCACTTCGACGTCGCTTCGACGCGCGCGCGCACACTCCACGCGTTGGCGGGCGGTCAGGCCCGCGTGGTCGTGGCCTCGGCCGCGGCGCTGCTGCCTCGACTCCCGGATCCCGACACGCTCATCGCCTCGTCGCTGGACCTGAAGCCGGGCGACGACATCGATCCGATGGACCTGGCGGAGATCCTCGTGCGCGCGGGCTTCTCGCGCGAGGAGCCCGTCGATCAGCACGGCGAGTTCTCGATCCGCGGCGGCGTGGCCGACATCTTCCCCGCCGGCGATCGCCTGCCAGTGCGCCTGGAGTTCATCGGCGACACGATCGAGTCGATCCGCCAGTTCGATCCCGCGACGCAGCGATCGGTGGCCGCCGTCGACCGCGTGACGATCGCGCCCGTCCGCGAGACCCCCGACACGCTCGACGCGCGCGAGGCGGATCGCCCTGCGACGTTCTTCACGTACCTCGGACGATCGTCGCGGCTGCGCCTGTTCGTGTCGGAGTTCGACAAGGTGCGAGAGGCGGGCGACAGCCGTTTCACGCGGCTGCTCGACAGCTACCAGGACGCGCTCGCCCGAGACGAGCGGCCTCTCGCGCCAGCGCGCCTGATGCTGCCGTGGCCCGACGTCATGTCGATGCTGCCGTCGGCGACGCGCCTCGAAACGTTCGCCGCAGACGACGGTATGCTCGGCGCTACCACAGAGGGGCGGGTCGGCCCTCCCAGCCCGACCGACACGCACGACCGCTACGTCTCGTGCCAGCCCGCCTCGACCTTCCACGGGCGCGTGCCCGCCTGGGTCGACGAGCTCCGCCGCGCGCGTGAGGATGGCGAGACATCGGTCTTCGTGGCCGAGACGCAGGGCCGCGCGGATCGCGTCATCGAGATCCTCCGCGACTACGGCGTCGTCGCGGTCGACATCAGCCGCGCGGAGGTCTCGGGCAGCGCGCTGCTCGTCACGACGGGACAACTCACGCAGGGCTTCCGTCTCACCGCCGCGGCCCTCCGGCTCTACGCCGAGACGGACATCTTCGACGAGGAGCGCGTCGGCCACCAGCGCCGCGCGTCTGCCGCGAAGGCCTTCCTCTCCGACTTCCGCGACCTCAAGGTCGGCGATCACGTCGTCCATGTGGACAACGGGATCGGCGTGTTCGTCGGGCTGAAGCAGATCGTCGTCGGGCACGAGACGCGCGAGTTCATGGAGCTGCGCTACGCGGGCGACGACAAGCTGTTCGTGCCCGTCGATCGCCTCGACCTGGTGCAGAAGTTCTCGGGCAGCGCCAGTCCCACGCTCGATCGTCTCGGAGGCACCACGTGGGAGAAGGCCAAGTCGCGCGTGAAGAAGGCCATGCGCGACATGGCCGACGAGCTCCTGAAGCTCTACGCCGCGCGCAAGGCCGTGCAGGGCCACGCGTTCGGGCCCGACACGCACTGGCAGGAAGAATTCGAGTTGGCGTTTCCTTACGAGTTGACGCCCGATCAGGCGACGGCCGTCGCCGACATCAAGCGCGACATGGAATCGCCCGTGCCGATGGACCGCCTGTTGTGCGGCGACGTCGGGTTCGGCAAGACGGAAGTGGCGAGGCGCGCCGCGTTCACGGCCGGGAGGGACGGCAGGCAGGTGGCCGTCCTCGCGCCGACGACGGTGCTGGCGCTGCAGCACCTGAAGACGCTGCGCACGCGATTCGCGGCGTTCCCGGTGCGCATCGACATGGTCAGCCGCTTCCGCACCAGGGCGGAACAGACCGAGTCGCTCCAGCACCTGCGCGACGGCAAGCTGGACATCCTCGTCGGCACGCATCGCCTGCTGGCAAAGGACGTCGAGTTCCGCGATCTCGGGCTGCTCGTGGTCGATGAGGAGCAGCGCTTCGGCGTGACGCACAAGGAGCGCATCAAGCAGATGCGCAAGAAGGTCGACGTGCTCACGATGAGCGCGACGCCCATCCCGCGCACGCTCAACATGTCGCTCGTCGGCATCCGCGACATGTCGGTGATCGAAACCGCGCCGCACGATCGGCAGGCCGTGCAGACGTCGGTGCTGCCGTTCGATCCGCAGATCATCGGGTCGGCGATCGGCAAGGAGCTCGAACGCGGCGGCCAGGTGTACTTCGTCCACAACCGCGTGGAGTCCATCCATTCGATCGCGGGTCTCATCCAGCGCGTGGCGCCCGACGCGAAGATCGGCATCGGCCACGGCCAGATGGGAGAGGAGGCGCTCGAGAAGGTGATGGTGGACTTCATCGAGCGCCGCTACGACGTGCTGCTCGCGACGACGATCATCGAGAACGGGCTGGACATCCCCAACGCCAACACGATGATCATCAACCGCGCGGATCGCTACGGCCTCGGTCAGCTCTATCAGTTGCGCGGCCGCGTGGGGCGATCGGACAGGCGCGCGTACGCGTACCTGCTGATTCCGCCCGTCGACGCGCTGTCGGAGGTGGCGCGCAAGCGGCTGGCGGCGATCAAGGAGTTCAGCGCGCTGGGCAGCGGATTCCGCATCGCCGCGCTCGACCTCGAGATTCGCGGCGCGGGCAACCTGCTCGGCGGCGAGCAGAGCGGTCACATCGAAGCCATCGGCTTCGAGATGTACACGAAGCTGCTCGAAGAGACGATCCGCGAACTGAAGGGCGAGGATCTCGAGGACGACCGTCGCGCCACGGTGAACCTGGGTGTGGAGTTCCGCATCGACGAGTCCTACATCGCCGACACCAACCAGCGGCTCGGCATCTACCGTCAGGTGGCGCAGGCGCGCACAGACGCGGAGATCGACCGCGTGCTGGAGGACGTGCGCGACAGGTACGGGCCGCTGCCCGAGTCGGTCCTGTGCCTGGCCGACCACGCCCGCATCCGCGCGCTGGCCGACAGGATGAAGATCGACTCGATCGAGAAGGAAGGGCAGACCGTCGTCTTCAAGTTCCGCGAGTCGGCGGCTGTCGATCCGCAGCGGTTGCTCGCCGTGGTCGACAGGCGCGTGGACCTGCGCCTGGTTCCCCCAGGCCACCTGAAGCTGGACCTGAGTCCGGATGGCGGTGTCGGCCGGGCTCGGAGAGCCGGCCCTACCGGAAATGCCGCGAATGCTGCGATGCCGAGAGTGCCCCACGGTAGGGCCGGCTCTCCTGGTAGGGCCGACTCTTCTGGTAGGGCCGGCTCTCCGAGCCCGGCCTTCACGACCCATCGCCCCGTCGCGCAGGGCGGCCAGCGCGGCCCCTCCTGGTGGACCGTCCGCGCCACGGCAGGGGAGGTCACCCCGGGCTTCACCAAGACCGAGGTCCTCAAGCCCATCCCCCTGGACCCCCGGGCTCCGGACGGCCTCTTCGCCCGCGTCACCCGCGTGATGCAGGACCTGTCGGATGAGTGA
- a CDS encoding peptidyl-prolyl cis-trans isomerase — translation MTLRRLGAAALVAGLFATGLQAADVIEQVLVKVNGEILTKTDVEQLQVTALRASNPNLSAADLENDATLRKLLDDVTPRVIVNAIDEMLLVQRGRELGLKMTDEQFNGILDNIRKENKLDTEEKFQTALSQEGLTIAGLRKTFEKQMLISRVQQQDVYSRISISEEESRAYYTTHRDEFLTNESVTLREIFVRAATTVPAEGPSAAAAAMAGARAKIDQIRQRVLKEDFGTVAGEVSDAASKANGGLIGPLGTEELNPDIQKVLTAMKVGQVSEPLDAGNGYRLLKLDVRVPRKQATFEEARDQIAEKVFNQRRAGEVLKYLERLRAQAIIEWKSPTLKAAFDSGIQQAAAALDEATKALEAGTAPKAGATP, via the coding sequence ATGACACTCCGCAGGCTCGGCGCGGCGGCCCTCGTGGCCGGCCTCTTCGCCACAGGACTCCAGGCGGCCGACGTGATCGAGCAGGTGCTCGTCAAGGTCAACGGCGAGATTCTCACCAAGACCGACGTCGAGCAGCTCCAGGTGACGGCGCTCCGCGCCAGCAACCCGAATCTCTCGGCGGCCGACCTCGAGAACGACGCCACCCTCCGCAAGCTCCTCGACGACGTGACCCCCCGCGTCATCGTCAACGCGATCGACGAGATGCTGCTCGTGCAGCGCGGCCGCGAGCTCGGGCTCAAGATGACAGACGAGCAGTTCAACGGCATCCTCGACAACATCCGCAAGGAGAACAAGCTCGACACCGAGGAGAAGTTCCAGACCGCGCTCTCGCAGGAGGGGCTCACGATCGCCGGCCTGCGCAAGACCTTCGAGAAGCAGATGCTCATCAGTCGCGTCCAGCAGCAGGACGTGTACTCCCGCATCAGCATCTCGGAGGAGGAATCGCGCGCCTACTACACCACGCACCGGGACGAGTTCCTCACCAACGAGTCCGTGACGCTCCGGGAGATCTTCGTGCGCGCCGCGACGACGGTGCCAGCGGAAGGTCCGTCGGCGGCGGCAGCTGCGATGGCAGGCGCCCGCGCGAAGATCGATCAGATCCGCCAGCGCGTGTTGAAGGAGGATTTCGGCACCGTGGCGGGCGAGGTCTCCGACGCGGCATCGAAGGCCAACGGCGGCCTCATCGGCCCGCTCGGCACCGAAGAACTCAACCCCGACATCCAGAAAGTGCTCACCGCGATGAAGGTGGGCCAGGTGTCCGAGCCGCTCGACGCCGGCAACGGGTACCGCCTGCTCAAGCTCGACGTCCGCGTGCCGCGCAAGCAGGCGACGTTCGAGGAAGCGCGCGATCAGATCGCCGAGAAGGTGTTCAACCAGCGTCGCGCCGGCGAGGTGCTGAAGTACCTCGAGCGCCTCCGCGCGCAGGCCATCATCGAGTGGAAGAGCCCGACCCTCAAGGCGGCGTTCGATTCGGGTATTCAGCAGGCCGCCGCCGCGCTCGACGAGGCAACGAAGGCCCTCGAAGCCGGCACCGCCCCGAAGGCCGGCGCCACGCCGTGA
- the dusB gene encoding tRNA dihydrouridine synthase DusB, with the protein MTPGVASPVPASSGSDSGTRQAPAPSPKIGTVALDTPVGVAPMAGMTDTAFRRLVKRRGGCGLVVTEMVSSEGLVRGIDRTLDFAEYTEEERPVSIQIFGGDPAKMADAARIVEGMGADIVDINMGCPVPKISKHHAGCALMRDPRHAAAIVEAMARAVSIPVTVKMRAGWNDEEVNAPVLARMVEDAGAAAVTVHGRTAKQAYTGSSDWSLIAHVAEQVRIPVFGSGDCVEPEHVIERLRSGPEGVLVGRGVLRNPWILAQAADIAAGRAPRAVTMRDRGEFLLEYVELLLNERVDEAAGFRHTAPTAPDVADADSALRAPARGRERWVINKLRALNGWYSKGYEGGAQFRMAINTAESIPQVRDLIARFFLR; encoded by the coding sequence GTGACCCCCGGCGTCGCGTCGCCCGTTCCCGCATCGTCCGGATCCGATTCCGGTACGCGTCAGGCGCCGGCACCCTCACCGAAGATCGGGACGGTTGCGCTCGACACTCCCGTCGGCGTGGCGCCCATGGCGGGCATGACGGACACGGCGTTCCGTCGACTGGTCAAGCGACGCGGGGGCTGCGGGCTCGTGGTCACCGAGATGGTGAGCTCGGAAGGCCTCGTGCGCGGCATCGATCGCACGCTGGACTTCGCCGAGTACACCGAAGAGGAACGCCCCGTCTCCATCCAGATCTTCGGCGGCGATCCCGCGAAGATGGCCGACGCCGCGCGCATCGTCGAAGGCATGGGTGCCGACATCGTCGACATCAACATGGGCTGCCCGGTGCCGAAGATCTCGAAGCACCATGCAGGCTGCGCACTGATGCGCGATCCGCGGCACGCCGCGGCGATCGTCGAGGCGATGGCGCGCGCGGTCTCGATTCCCGTGACGGTGAAGATGCGCGCGGGGTGGAACGACGAGGAGGTCAATGCGCCCGTCCTTGCGCGCATGGTGGAGGACGCGGGCGCGGCTGCCGTCACCGTGCACGGCCGCACGGCGAAGCAGGCGTACACGGGCAGTTCCGACTGGTCGCTCATCGCGCACGTGGCCGAACAGGTGCGCATCCCGGTGTTCGGCAGCGGCGACTGCGTCGAGCCCGAACACGTCATCGAACGGTTACGCAGTGGACCTGAAGGCGTGCTCGTGGGCCGCGGCGTGCTGCGCAACCCGTGGATCCTCGCGCAGGCGGCAGACATCGCCGCCGGCCGCGCACCGCGTGCGGTGACGATGAGGGACCGCGGCGAGTTCCTGCTGGAGTACGTGGAGCTGCTGTTGAACGAACGTGTGGACGAGGCCGCCGGCTTCCGTCACACCGCGCCCACGGCGCCGGACGTCGCCGATGCCGACTCCGCCCTGCGCGCGCCCGCGCGCGGCCGGGAGCGCTGGGTGATCAACAAGCTGCGCGCGCTGAACGGGTGGTACTCGAAGGGGTACGAAGGCGGCGCCCAGTTCCGCATGGCCATCAACACCGCCGAATCCATCCCGCAGGTCCGCGACCTCATCGCACGGTTTTTCCTGCGCTGA
- a CDS encoding Dabb family protein — protein sequence MSMIVHVVLFRPRPDVTDQERDALFAAMQTAGREIPSVRSFRVAQHIAHPVAYVMSGFPSFPWCALLEFEDEAGLRAYLSHPLHVALGEQFNAAAEAALIYDYEMTDAFR from the coding sequence GTGTCCATGATCGTGCACGTCGTGTTGTTCCGGCCCCGCCCTGACGTGACAGACCAGGAGCGCGACGCGCTCTTCGCGGCCATGCAGACGGCGGGGCGCGAGATTCCGTCGGTCCGCTCGTTCCGCGTCGCGCAGCACATCGCGCATCCGGTGGCGTACGTGATGAGCGGGTTCCCGTCGTTCCCCTGGTGCGCGCTGCTGGAGTTCGAGGACGAGGCCGGGTTGCGCGCCTACCTGTCGCACCCGCTGCACGTGGCGCTTGGCGAGCAATTCAACGCCGCCGCCGAAGCCGCGCTGATCTACGACTACGAAATGACCGACGCCTTCAGGTAG
- a CDS encoding sigma-54-dependent Fis family transcriptional regulator has translation MNPALKPLLLVDDEGAFRRGVADYLSGSGYEVTEASTVAEALEHLERFAFDVVLTDLRLPDGEGTAVLEAARARYPDILVLVVTGHGSIRAAVEATRQGAADFVTKPFQLAELDLALGRAHERRRLQAENTYLREQLRERYRLDQLVGRSPAMQEVFAIVETVAPTTSTILILGETGTGKELVARAIHQLSTRASERFVALNCSAIPESLLEAELFGHVKGAFTGAVASRPGRFELAHRGTLFLDELGTMPVPLQAKLLRALQEREIERIGDARPVRVDVRVLAATNANLEEMVKQGTFREDLFYRLNVIPVQLPPLRERRDDVPLLVRDMLHRLGAQAVPPRTDVTFSQEAMRRLMAFDWPGNIRQLENTVERALALSPGRSQIDVSVLPPDVRGDRPDDRSATLPLPEQGIDLERELAAVERVFIAQALARTERNRSRAAELLGVKRTTLVEKIKRLERLGLADGIVGD, from the coding sequence ATGAATCCGGCCCTCAAACCCCTCCTGCTCGTAGACGATGAGGGGGCGTTCCGTCGAGGAGTGGCGGATTACCTGTCCGGGTCCGGATATGAGGTCACCGAAGCGTCGACGGTCGCGGAGGCGCTCGAGCATCTGGAGCGGTTCGCCTTCGACGTCGTGTTGACGGACCTGCGGCTGCCCGACGGCGAGGGGACGGCGGTGCTGGAGGCGGCGCGGGCCCGCTATCCGGACATCCTCGTGCTGGTGGTGACCGGACACGGGTCGATCCGCGCGGCCGTCGAGGCGACCCGGCAGGGTGCCGCCGACTTCGTCACCAAGCCGTTCCAGCTGGCCGAGCTCGATCTCGCGCTCGGCAGGGCGCATGAGCGGCGGCGGCTCCAGGCGGAGAACACCTACCTGCGCGAGCAGTTGCGCGAGCGGTATCGCCTCGACCAGCTCGTGGGTCGCAGTCCCGCCATGCAGGAAGTCTTCGCCATCGTCGAGACCGTGGCGCCGACGACGAGCACGATTCTGATTCTGGGTGAGACGGGCACGGGCAAGGAGCTCGTGGCACGGGCGATCCATCAGCTCAGCACGCGCGCGTCGGAACGATTCGTCGCGCTCAACTGCAGCGCCATCCCCGAGTCGCTCCTCGAGGCGGAGCTGTTCGGCCACGTGAAGGGCGCCTTCACGGGCGCCGTCGCCTCGCGTCCCGGACGCTTCGAGCTCGCGCATCGCGGCACGCTCTTCCTCGACGAGCTCGGAACGATGCCAGTGCCGTTGCAGGCCAAACTGCTGCGGGCGCTGCAGGAGCGGGAGATCGAGCGCATCGGCGATGCGCGGCCCGTTCGCGTCGACGTGCGCGTGCTGGCGGCCACCAACGCGAACCTCGAGGAGATGGTGAAGCAGGGCACGTTCCGCGAAGACCTGTTCTACCGCCTCAACGTCATCCCCGTGCAACTCCCGCCGCTGCGCGAGCGCCGAGACGATGTGCCGCTGCTGGTGCGCGACATGCTGCACCGGCTCGGCGCGCAGGCCGTGCCGCCGCGCACCGACGTCACGTTCTCGCAGGAAGCCATGCGGCGATTGATGGCCTTCGACTGGCCGGGCAACATCCGGCAACTCGAGAACACCGTGGAGCGTGCGCTGGCGCTGAGCCCGGGCCGATCGCAGATCGACGTGAGCGTGCTGCCGCCCGACGTGCGCGGCGATCGACCCGACGATCGCAGCGCCACGCTGCCATTGCCCGAACAGGGCATCGACCTCGAACGCGAACTGGCTGCCGTCGAACGAGTGTTCATCGCGCAGGCGCTCGCGCGCACCGAGCGCAATCGCAGCCGCGCCGCGGAGTTGCTCGGCGTGAAGCGAACCACCCTGGTCGAGAAGATCAAGCGACTCGAACGCCTCGGCCTTGCCGACGGCATCGTCGGCGATTGA